One Mycolicibacter sp. MU0083 DNA window includes the following coding sequences:
- a CDS encoding MCE family protein, which translates to MLKYHGRHLSRMGLIGVVVIAFIIAIGLQPEQLIQWATCVRYQAKFAEAGGLATGADVTLSGIKVGSVTDVSLDNGDALVTFTLDGKYGLGSQSTAHIRTGSLLGERVLTVEPAGSGRMRPLEVIPLTRTSSPYSLVDVVGELTSNTAGTDTESLNRSLDTLSDTIDQIAPQLGPTFDGLSRLSRAINNRNEGLSDLLKSAAELTGVLSERSQQINSLILDADSLVDVLNTRRQAIVNLLVSTSAVSRQLSELVAENNDQLKPMLEKTIELNKVLEKNRDNLAKALPGLAKYELTQGETVSNGAYYSAYVPNLFLPQLFQPFMDYIFGFRRGVDAGQPPDNAGPRAEIPFPINGIPQPGDLPPR; encoded by the coding sequence ATGCTGAAATATCACGGTCGGCACCTGTCCCGGATGGGGCTGATCGGCGTGGTGGTCATCGCGTTCATCATCGCGATCGGCCTGCAGCCCGAACAGCTGATCCAGTGGGCCACCTGTGTGCGCTATCAGGCCAAGTTCGCCGAGGCCGGTGGCCTGGCCACCGGAGCCGACGTCACCCTCTCGGGGATCAAGGTCGGCTCGGTCACCGACGTCTCCCTCGACAACGGCGACGCCCTGGTGACGTTCACACTGGACGGCAAATACGGGCTCGGGTCACAGTCCACCGCGCATATCCGCACCGGGTCGCTGCTGGGCGAACGGGTGCTGACGGTGGAGCCCGCCGGCAGCGGGCGGATGCGTCCGCTGGAAGTCATCCCGCTGACCCGTACCTCGTCGCCGTACTCGCTCGTCGACGTCGTCGGGGAACTGACCTCCAACACCGCCGGCACCGACACCGAGTCGCTGAACCGGTCGCTGGACACCCTGTCGGACACCATTGACCAGATCGCGCCGCAGTTGGGCCCGACGTTCGACGGACTGAGCCGACTGTCCCGGGCGATCAACAACCGCAACGAGGGCCTGTCCGACCTGCTGAAGTCGGCGGCCGAGCTCACCGGGGTGCTCTCCGAACGCAGCCAGCAGATCAACTCGCTGATCCTGGACGCCGACAGCCTCGTCGACGTGCTCAACACCCGTCGGCAGGCGATCGTCAACCTGCTGGTCAGCACGTCGGCGGTCTCCCGGCAGCTCTCCGAACTGGTCGCCGAGAACAACGACCAGCTCAAGCCGATGCTGGAGAAGACCATCGAGCTGAACAAGGTCTTGGAGAAGAACCGCGACAACCTGGCGAAGGCGCTGCCCGGATTGGCGAAATACGAACTCACCCAGGGTGAGACGGTGTCCAACGGTGCCTACTACAGCGCCTACGTCCCGAACCTGTTCCTGCCGCAGCTGTTCCAGCCGTTCATGGACTACATCTTCGGCTTCCGACGCGGCGTGGACGCCGGACAGCCGCCGGACAACGCCGGTCCGCGAGCCGAGATTCCGTTCCCGATCAACGGGATTCCGCAGCCAGGAGATCTGCCGCCCCGATGA
- a CDS encoding MCE family protein: MTRSWATLVKFGIYAVVMMLATVFLFAIFAEVRTGPTVGYQAVFSDASRLKSGDSVRVAGVRVGTVGGVALRPDGTVLVKFQADRNIPLTTGTQASVRYLNLVGDRYLELTDGPGSTRVLPKGSEIPLERTAPALDLDLLLNGLKPVIRGLNPQDVNSLTASLIQVMQGQGGTIDSLMSQTSSFSSSLADNNQVIESLIDQLRDTLATLSNGDKRFAGAIDRLNKLVAGLAADRDPIGTAVAALDRGTASMADLLGKARDPLTKTITQVDRLTAAINADLAGLDMSLQKAPENYRKAIRLGAYGGFIQYYICAVQIRVSDTQGRTAVFPWIKAEEGRCSDTD, from the coding sequence ATGACGCGCAGCTGGGCAACCCTGGTCAAGTTCGGCATCTACGCCGTGGTGATGATGCTCGCGACGGTATTCCTGTTCGCGATCTTCGCCGAGGTCCGCACCGGTCCCACGGTGGGCTACCAGGCGGTGTTCTCCGACGCCTCCCGGCTGAAGTCCGGGGACAGCGTGCGGGTGGCCGGCGTCCGGGTCGGCACCGTCGGCGGGGTGGCGCTCCGCCCGGACGGCACCGTGCTGGTGAAGTTCCAGGCCGACCGCAACATTCCGCTGACCACCGGCACCCAGGCCTCGGTGCGCTACCTGAACCTGGTCGGCGACCGTTACCTGGAACTGACGGACGGGCCGGGTTCGACCCGCGTGTTGCCGAAGGGATCGGAGATCCCGCTCGAGCGGACCGCACCGGCGCTGGACCTGGACCTGTTGCTCAACGGCCTCAAACCGGTGATCCGCGGTTTGAACCCGCAGGACGTCAACTCGCTGACCGCCTCGTTGATCCAGGTCATGCAGGGCCAGGGCGGCACCATCGACTCGCTGATGTCGCAGACGTCGTCGTTCTCCAGTTCGCTGGCCGACAACAACCAGGTGATCGAATCGCTGATCGACCAGTTGCGGGACACCCTGGCCACCCTGTCCAACGGTGACAAGCGCTTCGCCGGGGCGATCGATCGGCTCAACAAGCTGGTCGCCGGACTGGCGGCCGACCGCGATCCGATCGGGACTGCCGTGGCGGCGCTGGACCGCGGCACCGCGTCGATGGCCGATCTGCTGGGCAAGGCCCGCGACCCGCTGACCAAGACCATCACCCAGGTGGACCGGCTGACGGCGGCCATCAACGCCGACCTGGCGGGCCTGGACATGTCGTTGCAGAAGGCGCCGGAGAACTACCGCAAGGCGATCCGGCTGGGCGCCTACGGCGGGTTCATCCAGTACTACATCTGTGCGGTTCAGATCCGGGTCAGCGACACCCAGGGCCGTACCGCGGTGTTCCCCTGGATCAAAGCGGAGGAGGGCCGATGCAGCGACACCGACTGA
- a CDS encoding MCE family protein — MVLGATADPPLDDEFDGAAVRSAAAGRHRPGGTKREPWPHLRPVMGFATVALVAALIALPIGLFRGSFTPTVPVTVVSDRAGLVMHTDAKVKIRGVQVGKVGDIEAKPDGTAVLHLKMEPGQLAKIPANVTARIASSTVFGAKFVDLVPPAQPEITRMHAGQVLSGDHVTVEINTVFQQLVQVLDKIDPKKLNETLSAVSTAFNGRGENLGQALTDFDKLLAKLEPSLDTLEHEAAVMSPVFRSYADAAPDLAAALNNTSTMSESIVAERESLDTFLLSAIGLADTGNDVLGENRQALTDLTRTLEPTAQLLDKYHEELGCAIGGLVPFANSPPFPVPGIIITASFTLAKERYRYPDHLPKVAAKSDRSYCTELGLPDVPPEFRVPALVADTGANPYEYGNQGILLNSDGLKQALFGPIGGPPRNSAQVGMPG; from the coding sequence ATGGTGCTTGGAGCGACTGCAGATCCGCCGTTGGACGACGAGTTCGACGGCGCGGCGGTGCGGTCCGCGGCGGCGGGCCGGCATCGGCCGGGTGGTACCAAACGTGAACCGTGGCCGCACCTGCGTCCGGTGATGGGGTTTGCCACGGTGGCGTTGGTCGCCGCGTTGATCGCGCTGCCGATCGGCTTGTTCCGGGGTAGCTTCACCCCGACCGTGCCGGTCACGGTGGTGTCGGACCGGGCCGGACTGGTGATGCACACCGACGCCAAGGTCAAGATTCGCGGGGTACAGGTCGGCAAGGTCGGCGACATCGAGGCCAAACCGGACGGTACCGCGGTGCTGCACCTGAAGATGGAGCCGGGCCAGTTGGCGAAGATCCCCGCCAACGTCACCGCCCGGATTGCCTCGTCGACGGTGTTCGGCGCCAAGTTCGTCGATCTGGTGCCGCCGGCCCAACCGGAGATCACCCGAATGCACGCCGGCCAGGTGTTGTCGGGCGACCACGTCACCGTCGAGATCAACACGGTGTTCCAGCAACTCGTGCAGGTATTGGACAAGATCGACCCGAAGAAGCTGAACGAAACCCTCAGCGCGGTCTCGACGGCGTTCAACGGGCGCGGTGAGAATCTGGGGCAGGCGCTCACCGACTTCGACAAGCTGCTGGCCAAACTGGAGCCCAGCCTGGACACCCTGGAACACGAGGCCGCCGTGATGTCGCCGGTGTTCCGGTCCTACGCGGACGCGGCCCCGGACCTCGCCGCCGCACTGAACAACACCAGCACCATGAGCGAGAGCATCGTGGCCGAGCGCGAGAGCCTGGACACCTTCCTGCTCAGCGCCATCGGCCTGGCCGACACCGGTAACGACGTGCTGGGGGAGAACCGGCAGGCGCTGACCGATCTGACCCGGACGCTGGAGCCGACCGCACAACTGCTGGACAAGTACCACGAAGAACTCGGCTGTGCGATCGGCGGCCTGGTGCCGTTCGCCAACTCCCCGCCGTTCCCGGTCCCCGGCATCATCATCACCGCCAGCTTCACCCTGGCCAAGGAGCGCTACCGCTACCCCGATCACCTGCCGAAGGTGGCGGCCAAGTCGGACCGTTCCTACTGCACCGAACTCGGCTTGCCCGACGTGCCGCCGGAGTTCCGGGTGCCGGCGCTGGTCGCCGACACCGGGGCCAACCCGTACGAATACGGCAACCAGGGCATCCTGCTCAACTCCGATGGCCTCAAGCAGGCGCTGTTCGGACCGATCGGCGGACCGCCGCGTAACAGTGCACAAGTGGGGATGCCGGGATGA
- a CDS encoding thiolase C-terminal domain-containing protein: MRRVAIVGAGMTPFREHFALGIKDLLPMAFAECAASVDKGLNKTDVQAAWFGALGTTDGFPSGILADTLGLPELPVTRVENSCATGNDAVRNAVFGVASGAIDVALVIGADKLRETATKDMLWAWEETARDMAWDYPLGLVAPAGFALHVRRYLHESSATREHLAMVAVKNHRHGVTNPRARLRFEITVQQALDAPVVASPFGVYDCAPQSDGAAALILAADDVVDRFTDRPVWIRGVGLGLDAVMHQHKRDMTTFPATVRAAKQAFTMAGLTPADIDVAEVHDYFTGVELISYEDLGFADRFEAHKLLEAEVTSVGGALPVNPSGGLKSKGHPPGATGVAQCVELFEQLRGSAVNQVDGARIGLAHNIGGPTAVSAVTIVEGGGGDGA, translated from the coding sequence ATGAGACGCGTCGCCATCGTCGGTGCCGGGATGACGCCGTTCCGGGAGCACTTCGCGCTGGGCATCAAAGACCTGCTGCCGATGGCATTCGCCGAGTGCGCGGCCAGCGTCGACAAGGGGCTGAACAAGACCGACGTGCAGGCCGCCTGGTTCGGCGCGCTCGGCACCACCGACGGATTCCCGTCCGGGATTCTGGCCGACACGCTCGGGCTGCCCGAACTCCCGGTGACCCGGGTGGAGAACTCCTGTGCCACCGGCAACGACGCGGTCCGCAACGCGGTGTTCGGCGTCGCCTCCGGGGCGATCGACGTCGCACTGGTCATCGGTGCGGACAAACTCCGCGAGACCGCCACCAAGGACATGCTCTGGGCGTGGGAGGAAACCGCGCGCGACATGGCGTGGGATTACCCGCTGGGGCTGGTCGCCCCGGCCGGGTTCGCCCTGCACGTCCGGCGCTACCTGCACGAATCCTCCGCCACCCGGGAACATCTGGCGATGGTGGCGGTCAAGAACCATCGGCACGGTGTCACCAACCCCCGCGCCCGGTTGCGCTTCGAGATCACCGTGCAGCAGGCTCTCGACGCGCCCGTGGTGGCCTCGCCGTTCGGGGTCTACGACTGCGCTCCGCAGAGCGACGGCGCCGCCGCACTGATCCTGGCCGCCGACGACGTGGTCGACCGCTTCACCGACCGGCCGGTCTGGATCCGCGGCGTCGGCCTCGGCCTGGACGCGGTGATGCACCAGCACAAACGCGACATGACCACGTTTCCGGCGACGGTGCGCGCCGCCAAGCAGGCGTTCACCATGGCGGGACTGACACCGGCCGACATCGACGTCGCCGAGGTGCACGACTATTTCACCGGGGTCGAGCTGATCAGCTACGAGGATCTCGGGTTCGCCGACCGCTTCGAGGCCCACAAACTGCTGGAAGCCGAAGTGACCAGTGTCGGCGGCGCACTGCCGGTCAATCCCAGCGGCGGTTTGAAATCCAAAGGGCACCCACCGGGTGCCACCGGTGTGGCACAGTGCGTAGAACTCTTCGAGCAGTTGCGTGGGTCGGCGGTCAATCAGGTCGACGGTGCCCGGATCGGCTTGGCGCACAACATAGGCGGACCGACCGCGGTGTCGGCGGTAACCATCGTGGAAGGGGGCGGCGGCGATGGTGCATAG
- a CDS encoding OB-fold domain-containing protein has translation MPYVAAVGTYLPCWGTSHRRSVGDDEDAITLAVEAGRVALTDGGAVERLVVVSRDFPLTDSSNAAVLLAGLGLDPELEVDERLGGAPAALDALSSARPRTLIIGVDLEPGGAGAAAVLTAESGLRIRTAARIARSLPVRTRNDGVVHDYGDPRLLYERGVMASLVAAWAETPVLLAGVEHDRAVELCSGKPAPLPTLGASSGLFALATLAETQTVGPLLAAEQANLSGITVVEGRARVHRHEPVARPLPERVHTPGADLPISLAAYERAFEAKVRWEAGKHPDSDELDFPPRYRVGDDCSLSTDYELVELPRIGTVYTEVTVQIPVPGLTTPYSLVIVELDDVAVRALVKVTGAPAGSAWIGDRGRLVLRRVAVRSGVPDYGYAFEPFDPSEQPEAVA, from the coding sequence ATGCCGTACGTCGCCGCTGTCGGTACCTACCTGCCGTGTTGGGGAACCTCCCACCGCCGGTCGGTGGGTGACGACGAGGACGCCATCACGCTGGCCGTCGAGGCCGGCCGGGTGGCGTTGACCGACGGCGGCGCGGTGGAACGACTGGTGGTGGTCAGCCGCGACTTCCCGCTGACCGACAGCAGCAACGCCGCGGTGCTGCTGGCCGGTCTGGGCCTGGATCCCGAACTCGAGGTCGACGAACGACTCGGCGGCGCCCCCGCGGCACTCGATGCGCTCAGCTCGGCCCGGCCGCGCACCCTGATCATCGGGGTCGACCTGGAACCGGGTGGGGCCGGTGCCGCGGCGGTGCTCACCGCCGAGAGCGGGCTGCGGATCCGTACCGCGGCGCGCATCGCGCGCAGCCTCCCGGTGCGCACCCGCAACGACGGAGTGGTGCACGACTACGGCGACCCGCGACTGCTCTACGAACGCGGCGTGATGGCGTCGCTGGTGGCCGCCTGGGCGGAGACGCCGGTGCTGCTGGCCGGGGTGGAACACGACCGCGCCGTGGAACTGTGCAGCGGGAAGCCGGCACCGCTGCCGACGCTGGGTGCCAGTTCCGGGCTGTTCGCGCTGGCGACCCTGGCGGAGACGCAGACGGTGGGGCCGCTGCTGGCGGCCGAGCAGGCCAACCTGTCCGGAATCACCGTGGTGGAGGGACGTGCCCGCGTGCACCGGCACGAACCGGTCGCCCGGCCGCTCCCGGAACGGGTGCACACCCCCGGCGCGGACCTGCCGATCTCGCTGGCCGCCTACGAGCGGGCCTTCGAGGCCAAGGTCCGTTGGGAGGCCGGCAAGCATCCCGACAGCGACGAACTCGATTTCCCGCCCCGTTACCGGGTCGGCGACGACTGCAGCCTGAGTACCGACTACGAGCTGGTCGAACTGCCCCGCATCGGCACCGTCTACACCGAGGTGACCGTGCAGATCCCGGTCCCCGGGCTGACGACGCCGTACTCGCTGGTGATCGTGGAACTCGACGATGTGGCGGTCCGGGCACTGGTGAAGGTGACCGGGGCGCCGGCGGGCAGCGCCTGGATCGGTGACCGGGGGCGGCTGGTGCTGCGTCGGGTGGCGGTGCGCTCCGGGGTACCCGACTATGGCTACGCGTTCGAACCGTTCGACCCGTCCGAACAACCCGAGGCGGTGGCATGA
- a CDS encoding CaiB/BaiF CoA transferase family protein, with protein MRPLEGVRVLEVAMYGFVPSAGAVLAEWGAEVIKVEHAVTGDPQRGLRQTGMLRVEGDPNPNIEHANRGKRSIGLDVSTPEGRDVLLELAKRADVFLTSFLPGHRKKFAMDVEDIRAVNPKIVYARGSALGPRGIESEKGGYDMTAFWCRAGTAATITPPGIEGMIGPPGPAYGDTISGTNLAGGIAAALFKRERTGEPSVVDVSLLGSGLWAMGHTVALTSHLGERLIQQPPGVHGSPINPLVGVYATADERYISFVMMQPTKFWADVCRHMELDEYIDDSRFATAESFAEHTPAAVEILRAAMAKRTLPEWSERFATLAGPWAPVQDTLQAAQDAQIRANDYIVQAGELELVANPVQFDVAAPSTGPAPGFAEQTDEILQELGLDWDRIIELKTVGAVT; from the coding sequence ATGAGGCCGCTGGAGGGCGTCCGCGTCCTGGAGGTCGCGATGTACGGGTTCGTCCCGTCGGCCGGCGCGGTGCTGGCCGAGTGGGGCGCCGAGGTGATCAAGGTCGAGCACGCGGTGACCGGTGACCCGCAGCGCGGGCTGCGCCAGACCGGCATGCTGCGGGTGGAGGGCGACCCGAATCCCAACATCGAGCACGCCAATCGCGGCAAGCGCAGCATCGGCCTGGACGTGTCGACGCCCGAGGGCCGCGACGTCCTACTCGAATTGGCAAAGCGCGCCGACGTTTTCCTGACCAGCTTCCTGCCCGGGCACCGCAAGAAGTTCGCCATGGACGTCGAGGACATCCGCGCGGTCAATCCGAAGATCGTCTACGCCCGCGGCAGCGCGCTGGGCCCCCGCGGCATCGAATCGGAGAAGGGCGGCTACGACATGACCGCCTTCTGGTGTCGCGCCGGCACGGCCGCCACCATCACCCCGCCCGGGATCGAGGGCATGATCGGGCCGCCCGGCCCGGCCTACGGTGACACCATCTCCGGCACCAACCTGGCCGGCGGTATCGCGGCGGCACTGTTCAAACGCGAGCGCACCGGGGAGCCGTCGGTGGTCGACGTCTCACTGCTGGGCAGCGGACTGTGGGCGATGGGCCACACCGTCGCCCTGACCAGCCACCTCGGTGAGCGACTGATCCAGCAGCCGCCCGGCGTGCACGGCTCGCCGATCAACCCGCTGGTCGGGGTCTACGCGACCGCCGACGAGCGCTACATCTCGTTCGTCATGATGCAGCCCACCAAGTTCTGGGCCGACGTGTGCAGGCACATGGAACTCGACGAATACATCGACGACTCACGGTTCGCCACCGCCGAGTCGTTCGCCGAGCACACGCCGGCGGCGGTGGAGATCCTGCGTGCGGCGATGGCCAAGCGGACCCTGCCGGAGTGGAGCGAACGCTTCGCCACCCTGGCCGGCCCGTGGGCGCCGGTCCAGGACACCCTGCAGGCCGCGCAGGATGCCCAGATCCGCGCCAACGACTACATCGTGCAGGCCGGTGAACTCGAACTGGTCGCCAACCCCGTGCAGTTCGATGTGGCCGCACCGTCGACCGGTCCGGCACCCGGCTTCGCCGAGCAGACCGACGAGATCCTGCAGGAACTCGGTCTGGACTGGGACCGCATCATCGAGCTCAAGACCGTCGGCGCGGTCACCTGA
- a CDS encoding aldehyde dehydrogenase family protein, with the protein MSSQDAAVAEQVSTRRLLIDGELLGADKTYPSLNPATGEVLGYAPEAGVEQATAAVAAARRAFDTGDWATDTELRVRCLDQLHRALIEHRDEFAALTIAEVGATAALTQGAQLDGPIGIVRYYADLLKDYPMTEDLGYVESRGMQHHRWVEKEGAGVVAAIIAYNYPNQLALAKLAPALAAGCTVVLKAAPDTPLVTLALGELIANHTDIPAGVVNVLSSSDPAVGAALTTDPDVDMVTFTGSTPTGRAIMAAASGTLKRVFLELGGKSAAIILDDADFNMAAVFASFSMVTHAGQGCALTSRLLVPKSRHDEIVELIKTNFSHVRYGDPNDPKTYMGPLISAKQRDKVDGMVQRAVAAGATLVTGGEKVDPGFFYTPTLLTGVDPDSEIAQEEVFGPVLAVIAYEDDDDAVRIANNSIYGLSGAVFGSQDRAVALARRIRTGTFSINGGNYFSPDAPFGGYKQSGIGREMGVAGLEEFLESKTFAVPVAEGRE; encoded by the coding sequence ATGAGTTCGCAGGACGCGGCGGTCGCCGAACAGGTTTCAACCCGGCGACTGCTGATCGACGGTGAGCTACTGGGCGCGGACAAGACGTACCCGTCGCTGAACCCGGCCACCGGCGAAGTCCTCGGCTACGCCCCGGAGGCCGGTGTGGAGCAGGCGACCGCCGCCGTCGCGGCCGCACGGCGCGCCTTCGACACCGGCGACTGGGCCACCGACACCGAACTGCGGGTCCGCTGCCTGGACCAGTTGCACCGGGCGCTCATCGAGCACCGCGACGAATTCGCCGCGCTCACCATCGCCGAGGTCGGCGCCACCGCGGCCCTGACCCAGGGTGCTCAGCTCGACGGGCCGATCGGGATCGTGCGGTACTACGCCGACCTGCTCAAGGACTACCCGATGACCGAGGACCTCGGCTACGTCGAGAGCCGCGGCATGCAGCACCACCGCTGGGTGGAGAAGGAAGGCGCCGGCGTCGTCGCGGCGATCATCGCCTACAACTACCCCAACCAGCTGGCGCTGGCGAAGCTCGCCCCCGCACTGGCCGCCGGTTGCACCGTGGTGCTCAAGGCCGCCCCCGACACCCCCCTGGTGACCCTGGCACTGGGCGAGCTGATCGCCAACCACACCGACATCCCCGCCGGCGTGGTCAACGTCCTGAGTTCTTCCGACCCCGCCGTCGGAGCCGCGCTGACCACCGACCCGGACGTCGACATGGTCACCTTCACCGGTTCCACCCCCACCGGCCGGGCGATCATGGCCGCGGCCAGCGGCACCCTCAAGCGGGTCTTCCTGGAGCTCGGCGGCAAGTCCGCCGCGATCATCCTCGACGACGCCGACTTCAACATGGCCGCGGTCTTCGCCTCGTTCTCGATGGTCACCCACGCCGGCCAGGGCTGCGCCCTGACCTCTCGGCTGCTGGTACCCAAGAGCCGGCACGACGAGATCGTCGAGCTGATCAAGACCAACTTCTCCCACGTCCGCTACGGCGACCCGAACGACCCCAAGACCTACATGGGGCCGCTGATCAGCGCCAAGCAGCGCGACAAGGTCGACGGCATGGTGCAGCGTGCGGTGGCGGCCGGCGCCACCCTGGTCACCGGCGGCGAGAAAGTCGATCCCGGCTTCTTCTACACCCCGACCCTGCTCACCGGAGTCGACCCGGACAGTGAGATCGCCCAAGAGGAGGTCTTCGGCCCGGTGCTGGCGGTCATCGCCTACGAGGACGACGACGACGCGGTGCGCATCGCCAACAACTCGATCTACGGCCTGTCCGGCGCGGTCTTCGGCAGCCAGGACCGGGCGGTGGCGCTGGCCCGGCGGATCCGGACCGGAACCTTCTCGATCAACGGCGGCAACTACTTCAGCCCCGATGCGCCGTTCGGCGGCTACAAGCAGTCCGGCATCGGCCGCGAGATGGGCGTGGCCGGACTGGAGGAGTTCCTGGAGAGCAAGACCTTCGCCGTGCCGGTCGCCGAGGGCCGGGAATGA
- a CDS encoding SDR family NAD(P)-dependent oxidoreductase translates to MRTAVVTGGASGIGAAVVNRLRAAGHQVAIIDLNPGDQDLAFAADVTDRGQIDAALTQIRAELGPVTILVNAAGLDGFKKFSHISFADWQRVIDVNLNGVFHMVQAALPDMIEAGWGRIVNISSSSTHSGTPYMAHYVAAKSAVNGLTKTLALEYGPAGITVNAVPPGFIDTPMLRAAESRGFLGDIDDNIARTPVRRIGKPEDIAAACAFLASEEAGYITGQILGVNGGRNT, encoded by the coding sequence GTGAGGACTGCTGTCGTGACCGGGGGCGCCTCGGGTATCGGGGCGGCAGTCGTCAACCGATTGCGTGCCGCCGGCCACCAAGTGGCCATCATCGACCTCAACCCGGGCGACCAGGACCTGGCGTTCGCCGCCGACGTGACCGATCGCGGTCAGATCGACGCCGCACTGACCCAGATCCGCGCCGAACTGGGTCCGGTCACCATCCTGGTCAACGCCGCCGGGCTGGACGGCTTCAAGAAGTTCAGCCACATCAGCTTCGCCGACTGGCAGCGTGTCATCGACGTCAACCTCAACGGCGTCTTCCACATGGTCCAGGCGGCGCTGCCGGACATGATCGAGGCCGGCTGGGGACGCATCGTCAACATCTCCTCCTCCAGCACACATTCCGGCACTCCATATATGGCGCACTACGTCGCCGCCAAGTCCGCCGTCAACGGGCTCACCAAGACTCTGGCGCTGGAGTACGGACCGGCCGGGATCACCGTCAACGCCGTACCCCCGGGCTTCATCGACACCCCGATGCTCCGGGCCGCCGAGAGCCGCGGCTTCCTCGGCGACATCGACGACAACATCGCCCGCACCCCGGTACGGCGCATCGGTAAACCCGAGGACATCGCCGCGGCCTGCGCCTTCCTGGCGTCCGAGGAGGCCGGTTACATCACCGGCCAGATCCTGGGCGTCAACGGCGGCCGAAACACCTGA
- a CDS encoding mycofactocin-coupled SDR family oxidoreductase, with the protein MGRVAGKVAFITGAARGQGRSHALRLAEEGADIIAVDYCTDFETIGYKMATPEDLEETKNYVEKTGQRCVIAQADVRDAAALKTALDAGVAELGKLDIVVAQAGIAGMKGQPPLQAWTDVINTNLVGTMNAVHVALPHLSEGAAIVATASAAALMDAHNKPNPGGDPGGMAYMTSKRMISQFMHDLATELSPRGIRANVIHPTNCNTDMLQSEPMYRSFRPDLEHPELKDAQPAFYVQQAMKVPWVEPVDISNAVLWLVSEEARYVTGMQLRVDAGGYLKWYDYHV; encoded by the coding sequence GTGGGACGCGTTGCCGGAAAGGTCGCATTCATCACCGGAGCAGCCCGTGGGCAGGGCCGCAGCCACGCTCTGCGACTGGCCGAGGAAGGCGCCGACATCATCGCGGTCGACTACTGCACCGACTTCGAGACCATCGGCTACAAGATGGCCACCCCCGAAGACCTCGAAGAGACCAAGAACTACGTCGAGAAGACCGGCCAACGCTGCGTGATCGCCCAAGCCGACGTGCGTGACGCCGCAGCGCTCAAGACCGCCCTGGACGCCGGCGTCGCCGAGCTGGGCAAGCTGGACATCGTTGTGGCACAAGCCGGTATCGCCGGCATGAAGGGCCAGCCGCCGCTACAGGCCTGGACCGACGTCATCAACACCAACCTGGTCGGCACCATGAACGCCGTCCATGTCGCCCTGCCGCATCTGTCCGAGGGTGCTGCGATCGTGGCCACCGCCTCGGCCGCGGCGCTGATGGACGCCCACAACAAGCCCAACCCGGGCGGCGACCCGGGCGGGATGGCCTACATGACCTCCAAGCGGATGATCTCGCAGTTCATGCACGACCTCGCCACCGAACTGTCGCCGCGGGGCATCCGGGCCAACGTGATCCACCCGACCAACTGCAACACCGACATGCTGCAGAGCGAGCCGATGTACCGCTCGTTCCGCCCGGACCTCGAGCACCCCGAACTCAAGGACGCCCAGCCGGCGTTCTACGTCCAGCAGGCCATGAAGGTGCCGTGGGTCGAGCCGGTCGACATCAGCAACGCCGTGCTGTGGCTGGTCTCCGAAGAGGCCCGCTACGTCACCGGCATGCAGTTGCGCGTCGACGCCGGCGGCTACCTCAAGTGGTACGACTACCACGTCTGA
- a CDS encoding ferredoxin yields the protein MKVFVDGKRCQGHTLCAMIAPNSFVLSDIDGTSSPVSEDVPAEHQDAVREAAHSCPEQAIRIEE from the coding sequence ATGAAGGTTTTCGTCGACGGCAAGCGCTGCCAGGGCCACACGCTGTGCGCGATGATCGCGCCCAATTCTTTCGTACTCAGTGACATCGACGGCACCTCGTCGCCGGTGTCCGAAGACGTCCCGGCAGAGCATCAGGATGCGGTGCGCGAGGCCGCACACTCCTGCCCCGAGCAAGCCATCCGTATCGAGGAATAA